The following are encoded together in the Triticum dicoccoides isolate Atlit2015 ecotype Zavitan chromosome 6B, WEW_v2.0, whole genome shotgun sequence genome:
- the LOC119324691 gene encoding uncharacterized protein LOC119324691 → MAHLPPPPPRTSWFHEFPPSPHPVPSYGPPLPRGFPDARPRRSRRHAAGAASPIGGGSGGARDTLQRAPPLQALDAHQRVQGNGLDVLLMMATASSCGGINTRRTDNLLPLLLPCVREQTSAPRVSSASSRACSDSAAADAEENEPEASAGRSAQVLLAAAASGGRGGPYGRRPSSSCAPWNAGPLIAHRPATPSPVCCPVVASPEEQEQGSLPTRPADAVNEWRLPKVSEEEDEAVNQKDCQDNTMSCSVSSARDWNFGSDSVYEGSNHDGRAFDHSEVEDCAAAVQRTERRVLGPVIKQKESIVLDKLPAWKDSQILKLIYKALMILLQSTRLNQKDRWQKNKIARPGIRDELTETEEQDQGRLPTREDLVKCFSMPRNIRLQTPRHPSLLDMRVDKSNRGPPKFVHKATPARLMRRARSSHNYHGKCMGAIDAVNEWRLPKVNEEEDEAVDQKDWQDDTVSCRASSARDWNFESNSANEGSNHDDGHAFDHSDVEDCAAAVQRMERRLPGINWQKLRTSWRSREVKP, encoded by the exons ATGGCgcacctgcctcctcctcctcctcgcacttCTTGGTTTCATGAGTTCCCACCCTCTCCTCATCCTGTTCCCTCCTACGGACCTCCTCTTCCCCGAGGTTTTCCTGATGCTCGTCCTCGCCGCAGCAGGCGACATGCTGCTGGCGCTGCCTCGCCGATAGGCGGCGGAAGCGGCGGCGCGCGCGACACACTCCAGCGCGCGCCTCCGCTACAGGCCCTGGACGCCCACCAGCGGGTCCAGGGCAACGGGCTCGATGTTCTGCTGATGAtggccaccgcctcctcctgcGGCGGCATCAACACGCGCCGCACCGACAATCTCCTCCCGCTCCTGCTCCCCTGCGTGCGCGAGCAAACCTCCGCCCCCCGAGTCTCTTCGGCTTCCTCCCGCGCCTGCTCCGACAGCGCAGCCGCGGACGCGGAGGAGAACGAGCCCGAGGCGTCCGCGGGGAGGAGCGCGCAGGTGCTGCTCGCCGCGGCAGCAAGTGGCGGGCGCGGCGGCCCCTACGGCCGCCGCCCGTCGTCCTCCTGCGCCCCCTGGAACGCCGGCCCCCTCATCGCGCACCGCCCGGCGACCCCGTCGCCCGTATGCTGCCCCGTCGTCGCGTCACCGGAG GAACAAGAGCAAGGGAGCTTACCAACGAGACCCGCTGATGCTGTCAATGAATGGAGGTTGCCTAAAGTAAGTGAAGAGGAAGATGAGGCAGTGAATCAGAAGGACTGTCAGGATAATACTATGTCATGTAGTGTGTCCTCAG CTCGTGATTGGAACTTCGGGTCTGATAGTGTCTATGAGGGAAGCAATCATGATGGTCGTGCTTTTGACCATTCAGAGGTTGAGGATTGTGCAGCTGCAGTGCAAAGGACGGAGAGACGGGTCCTGGGTCCTGTGATTAAACAGAAGGAAAGTATTGTCCTAGACAAGTTGCCTGCCTGGAAGGATTCACAGATTCTAAAGCTCATATACAA AGCACTTATGATATTACTTCAATCAACTAGGCTGAATCAGAAAGATCGATGGCAGAAAAACAAGATTGCACGGCCAGGGATCAGGGATGAGCTTACAGAAACTGAG GAACAAGATCAAGGGAGGTTACCAACGAGAGAGGACTTGGTCAAGTGTTTCTCTATGCCACGAAACATCCGACTACAGACTCCCAGGCACCCTTCTCTGCTGGATATGAGAG TTGACAAATCCAATCGAGGGCCTCCAAAATTCGTCCACAAGGCCACACCAGCTAGATTGATGCGCCGAGCTCGCTCCTCACATAATTACCATGGGAAGTGCATGGGAGCAATTGATGCTGTCAATGAATGGAGATTGCCTAAAGTaaatgaagaggaagatgaggcaGTGGATCAGAAGGACTGGCAGGATGATACCGTGTCATGTCGTGCATCCTCAG CTCGTGATTGGAACTTCGAGTCTAATAGTGCTAATGAGGGAAGCAATCATGATGATGGTCATGCTTTTGACCATTCAGATGTCGAGGATTGTGCAGCTGCAGTGCAAAGGATGGAAAGACGGCTTCCTGGGATAAACTGGCAAAAACTGAG AACAAGTTGGAGAAGCAGAGAAGTGAAACCGTAG